DNA from Buchnera aphidicola (Eriosoma lanigerum):
AATAAACAAATAAATTATATTTATAAAATTACTAGAGAACAACAAAAAAAAGAACTAGGAAACACATTCCATAACATAATAAATACAAAAACATTTAAAAAGAAAACTTATAAAAAAATTTTAAAAAATTTAATTGATGAAATACTCTTAAAGCAATATGCAAATCAATTAGGATTTATAGTACAAGAAAAAAAAATAAATTATATAATTGCACATCTTCCATATTTTCAAGAAAATGGAAAATTTAATTATAAAATCTATCTTCATAAATTAAATAAAATAGGAATAACTAGCTACCAATATAAAAATAACTTAAAAATGTATAAAATAAAAGATATAATTATTAAGAAACTATCTAATAGTGAATTTATATTAAAATATGAAAAACAGTTATTTTTTAAAATGTTATCAGAAAAAAGAATAGTTAAAAAATCGTACATTAATACATTTAATTTAATGCATAATCAAACAATTAATAATAAAGAAATTAATAAATATTATGAAAAATATCATAATCTTTTTTCATCACCAATTCAATATAAAATTGACTATGTTCCGATACAAACAAATAAAATACCAATACTTATTGATCCAAAAGAAATACGACATTGGTATATCACACATATTCAAGACTATATCAATCCAATTAATAAAAATTATAGTATTATTCAAACTAATAATTTAAAAGAATCAAAAAATATATTAAATCAACTAAAAAATAATCAATTATTTCACAAATTAGCTAAATATAAATCAATTGATCCAATATCTTCACTAATAGGAGGTAACATAGGATGGTTAAACAATAGTGAATGTAATAAAGAGATAAAAAAAATTAATTTAACTAAAATTGATCAAATATCTCCTATTATAAAATTTCAGTTTGGATATATAATATTTAAGTTAAATAGTATTACATTAAGTACTATAAGATCATTATCTGAAGTGCAAAATGAAATTATTAAAAACATTAAAAAACAAAAAATAATATTAAAGAAAAAATATATTTATCAAAAAATTATAAATCATCACTATTTCTCTTCTATTTTGTTAAAAAAAATAGCAAATAATATTAATGCAAAACTTATTACTACTAATTGGTTTACTAAATATACAATTCCTAATTTAATTCAAAAAAATGAAATTATTCAATATATCTTTAATATATCTAATATAAATTGTAAAAAATATATAAAAACGTATTCAAAATGGATAAAAATAAATGATAATATTAGTTATATTATCAAAATAACAATTAGAAAAAATAATAGTTCAATTCAATTTCATAACATTCAAAATAAAATTAAATCTATTTTAAAATATCAATATGCTAGAAAAACTGCATTACAAATAGCAAAGAAAAAAATTATAGAATTCAATAAAAACAACAAAATTGTAAACAATAAAAAATCTATATTTAAAAAATCAATTATTATATCTAGAAATAATCAACAATCTATTTCTAAATTAGTATTCCAATTACCTTATCCTAAAAAAGAAAAAAAACAACTGACTTTACAAGAAGAAAATAACGGAAATATAACAATATTGTATTTATATAAAGTTATAAATATTAAATTAAACAATGAAGAAAAAAAAATTATTACTAATTATTTACTACAATGTCAAATAGAATCTATTCTAACAAATTTAACAAATAATTTACGAAAAAAAGCAAATATACAATATAAAAAAAATAATTTATTTTAACAAAATTATTTAATATGTTAAAACTTAATAAAAATAAAATGAAATATATAACAATTATTAATATTAATTTCTATTTTAATTATTATAATTTAAAATTTTAATTAATATTCTGAATAATAATATATATATAAAAGTAAGAACAATAAAATATAAAAACTAATATACATATTTAAAATATTTACTAATATAAATTAATTAATAACAAACTGATTATATTCTCATTTATAATCTATTATTAAATAAATTTAAATATTAATTTTTTAATTATTTCTAATATATTGATTTTTTTATACATGCATATTAATATTTTATGTTTATTAAAATTAAAATACTACATAATAATCAGAAATACATATTATTAAATTTATAATATATTAATTAACAATACAATTTAACATTAGAACATGAAATAATATAGAAATTTAATACTGTGATATATTATTAATAATAAATATAATTTTATATTTTTACTTTAATAAACATAATTTTATTAATAATATATATTACTAATAATTAAAAATTATCATAATAATTACACATAACATTATAAATTTAATAAAATAAATAAATCCATAATAACTAAATAAATATTATTAAAAAATTAATTATAGGAATCCTTGTGCAACTATTTAGACAATTAAAATGGTATTTTATAAAAGAATGGAAACGATATTTAGGATCAATTTCTTTATTAATCATTATTTCTATTTTACAACTTTTACCTCCAAAATTAGTTGGAATTATTGTAGATATAGTTACTCAAAAACATATTCATACAAATAAAACAATATTATGGATTATCTTAATGTTTCTTACTGCTATAGCAGTTTATATTCTACGTTATATATGGAGAATACTTTTATTTGGAGCTTCATATCAACTAGCAGTGGAGTTAAGAGTAAAATTTTATTCTTGTTTAAGTAAACAAGAACCTATTTTTTATTTAAAAAATAGAACTGGTGATTTAATGGCAAGAGGTATTAATGATGTAGACAGAGTAGTATTTGCTGCAGGAGAAGGAGTATTAACATTAGTAGACTCATTAGTAATGGGTTGTTCAGTACTATTAGTAATGAGTACTAATATTAGTTGGAAATTAACTATAATTTCATTATTACCTATGCCTATTATGGCATTATTAATAAAAAAATACGGAAAACAATTACATCAATATTTTAGACAAGCACAATCTGCTTTTTCTTCTCTAAACAATCAAGCTCAAGAAAGTTTAACTAGCATAAGAATGATAAGAGCATTTGGATTAGAAAAACATCAATCAAAAAAGTTTTCTCAAACAGCTAATGAAGCTGGAATAAAAAATATGAAAGTTGCTAAAATTGATGCTAAATTTGATCCTACAATACACTTAGCAATTTCTTGCTCAAATTTACTAGCTATCACTTGTGGAGGATGGTTAGTATGGCATGGAAAAATTAGTTTAGGACAACTAACAAGTTTTATAATGTATTTAGGATTAATGATTTGGCCTATGCTAGCATTTGCTTGGATGTTTAATATCGTAGAAAGAGGAAGTGCAGCTTGGGATCGTATTCAATCTATTTTTATAAAAAATCAAGATATATGTGACGGTAATATCAACGTACCTAAAAAATCTGGGAAATTAGAAATAAAAATTGAAAAATTTTGTTATCCTAATAACAAAACTTATTGCTTAAAAAAAATTTATATTTCTATTCTACCTGGAAATAATTTAGGAATTTGTGGTCCAACAGGTTCAGGTAAAAGTACTTTAATTCGATTAATTCAAAGAAATTTTAATATTTCAGAAGGTGAAATTTTATATCATTACTTACCTTTATCCAATATTAAAATTGAACAATGGAGAAAAAAATTAGCAGTAGTCAATCAAACTACTTTTTTATTTTCTGATAGTATTGCAAATAATATTGCATTAGGAAAACCAAAAGCAACACAAAAAGAAATTGAAGAAGTTGCTAAATTAGCTTATGTACATAAAGATATCATAAGATTACCAAATGGATATTGTACAAAAGTTGGAGAAAAAGGAGTAATGTTATCAGGAGGACAAAAACAAAGAATTGCTATTGCAAGAGCGTTATTATTAAATTCAGAATTCTTAATCTTAGATGATGCTTTATCTGCTGTAGACGCTTATACTGAAAATAAAATTTTAACAAATTTAAAATTAAAGAAAAGTAATAAACATACAATAATAATTTCTACTCATAGATTATCAGCTTTATCAAAAATGAACGAAATCATAGTTATGAAAAATGGTACAATTAATAAACAAGGATCTCATTTATCTCTTATGAAAGAAAAAAATTGGTATAGTGATATGTATCACTATCAAGAAACACAAAAAAAATATGAATAATAACATTTATAATACAAGGAAAATTAATAAAATGGCTAATGTAGTAAAATTTTGGCCTGTACTACAACGTTTATTGAAATATGGTATACCTTGGAAAAAGTTATTAATTATAGCTAGTCTATTATTATTAATTGCATCAATTGCAGAAGTATTAGGTCCTATATTAATTAGTTATTTTATTCATAATATTTTAGAACAACAATGTTTAAATATAAAATTAATCATATCTATTATTATTACTCTAATTATATTACAAATTATTGCATCTTCATTACATTATTTTCAAACTATTTTATTTAGTAAAATTGCTATTAATATAGTACAAAAATTAAGATCTGAAGTAATAGATGCTGCTTTGCAGCAACCTATGTCTGTTTTTGATAATCAACAAATTGGACAAATTATATCTAGAGTTACTAATGATACCGAAGTTATTAAAGAACTGTATGATACCGTAATAGTAACTGTTTTTAGAAGTATTACTTTAATTACTGTAATACTTATAGCTATGTTTACTTTAGAATGGAGAATGGCATTAATTTCTATTACTATTTTCCCATTTATAATAACTGTAATGTTTATTTATCAACATTATAGTATACCAATTTTAAGAAACGTTCGATATCATCTAGCTAATATCAATAATAAATTCAATGAAATAATTAATGGAATGGACGTTATACAACAATTTTCGCAACAACATAGATTTCAACAATCCATACACAATACCTGTCAGGAGCATTATAATTCAAGGATGCAAACGTTAAAATTAGATGGATTTTTACTCAGACCTCTTCTAAGTTTGTATTCAGCTATAATTTTATCTAGTCTTATGATTTTATTTAGTATGTTTCCAATGAATTTTTTTGAAGTTGGAGTATTATATGCTTTCATAAATTATTTAGGACGTTTAAATGAACCATTAATTGCAATTACTACTCAACAAAGCATATTACAGCAAGCTATTGTTGCAGGAGAAAGAATATTTGAACTAATTGATGCTCCTCAACAATACTATGGAACAGATTTATTACCATTGAAAACTGGAAAAATTGAAATAAAAAAATTAAATTTTAAATATAAAAAAAATGAAACAAATAACATATTAAACAATATTAATATTTCTATACCATCAAAAAGTTTTTATGCTTTTGTAGGATATACTGGAAGTGGTAAAAGTACTTTAGCTAATATACTAATGGGATATTATCCTATTGATGAAGGAGAAATCTATTTAGATAATAGATTATTACATTCCTTAAGTCATGAAGTATTACGAAATAATATTAGTATGGTTCAACAAGATCCTATTATTCTAGCTGATACATTTATGTCTAATATAACTTTAGGAAAAAATATTCAAGAAGAACAGGTATGGAATATATTAAAACAAGTAAAATTAGATCAACTTGCTCGATCTATGAAAAATGGTATTCATTCTTTATTAGGTGAACAAGGAAACAATTTATCAGTTGGACAAAAACAATTACTATCAATTGCTAGAATATTAATATCTCATCCAAAAATTTTAATATTAGATGAAGCTACAGCTAATATTGATTCTGAAACAGAAAAAAATATTCAAGAAGCAATAAAATTAATACAAAAGCAAACAACATTAATTGTTATTGCTCATAGATTATCTACTATTATAGAAGCTGATAAAATTATTGTTTTTAACAAAGGATGTATTGTAGAATCAGGAACACATAATCAATTAATTAAAAAACAAGGAAGATATTGGGAAATGTATAAATTACAATTAAACAATTTATCAAAAAAAGATCAATTAAATTATAAATACTAATTGAATAATTATAATTTAATTATATACATTAATGATTAATTTAGACTAATCATATGTTCTGTTAGTTTGATTAGTACCTGTTTAATTTAATTTGGATGCTTTCTTCCGAACCTGACCAGATATTTAAATTTACACTACTAATTTACTAACAGAACCATAAATAATAATACTTCATTATTAATTTAAAATTGTAACATACTATTTTAAAAATATAAATATTTTTACATAAATTATATTTAATATTTTTTAATATATTAATTTATAATATATTAAAATATTACAATTTTAAACAAGAAACATATTAATTTATGAACTACAAAGTGTTAGCAAGAAAATGGAGACCACAATCTTTTGATCAAATATCTGGTCAAAAACATATTATCCAAGCTATTAATAATAGCTTATTAATTAATAAAATTCACCATGCTTGGTTATTATATGGAATTAGAGGAACTGGTAAAACTAGTATAGCTAGAATACTAGCAAAAACTCTGAATTGTACTAATTTAACTAATATACAAGCATGCAGAATATGTAATAATTGTATAAATATAGAAAATGGTACTTTTTTAGATCTTATAGAAGTAGATGCAGCTTCAAGAACTAAAATAGAAGATATGAAAGATTTACTAAACAACATTCATTATGCACCGATCAAGGGTAAATATAAAATATATTTAATTGATGAAATTCATATGTTATCTAAACATAGTTTTAATGCTTTACTAAAAAATATTGAAGAACCACCTGATTATATCAAATTCATTTTCGCAACCACTAATATAGAAAAAATACCCAAAACTATTATATCTAGATGTTTACAATTTAATCTAAAACCAATTTCAGAATCTGAAATATGTAAAAGAATTAAAAAAATTTTAATACAAGAAAATATTACTTTTGAAGAAAATGCTATTAAACATATTGCAATATTTTCCGAAGGTAGCTTAAGAGATGGATTGAGCTTAACTGAACATGCTATAGCACTAGGTAAAGGTAATATTTCTACTAATCTAGTATATGAAATTACAGGTTCTATTAGTGATCAATTGGCAATACAAATAGTTTCAGCATTACTAAATAATAATACTGAATTAATTATAAACATATTTAATGAAATGAATCAAAATAATATAGAATGGGATCAAATATTATCAACAATTTTAAGAATACTACATCATATAGCTATGATACAATCGTTTCCATTGATGTGGAAAAATACAAATATAAATAAAATACATAATAATATCTTACAAAATTTAATTCATACGATATCTCCTATTACTATTCATAAATGTTACCAAGAATTAATTATAGGAAAAAAAGAACTAAAATTTGCTCCCAATGCAAAAATAGGTGTAGAAATGGCTTTATTGAGATTAATAAATCTTAATAAAGAAAAATAAAATAATAAAATATTTTTAAAATAGAAATAATTAAATTTAATATATATCTAAAATTAAATAATTCTAATATAGAAATTTATTACTATTATAAAAATATAATAAATAAAAATAGTAAATAATTTATCTATATTTATAATAATACCGTACTATAAGTATGGTGAAAATTAATATATATATATTACTTATAATAATACAAATGATAATAATTAAAAGTAAATGTTTATCTAATACTAATTAATTATATAAATATAGAAATTTTTAAATGATAATTAGTATCAACTAATTTCTATTATGATATATTACATGTAATTCTAAACAAAGGTTAAAATATGTTTAATAAAAATGGTTTGGGAAACCTAATGCAACAAGCACAAAACATGCAGGAAAAAATAGAGCAAGTACAAAAAGAAATTTCTTCCATGGAAGCTACAGGAGAATCAGGAGCAGGATTGGTAAAAATTACTATTAATGGTCTATATAATTGTAAACAAGTAAAAATAGATCCCAGTTTATTAGTTGATGATGATATTGAAATATTAGAAGATCTTGCAGCAGCTGCTTTTAACGACGCTTCCAGAAAGATAAATGAAGCAAAAAAACAAAAAATGGAAACAATATCAACAGGAATGAGTCTTCCTTCTGGTTTTAATATTCCTATTTAAAAATACGTATTAAACATCATATATACATAACATCAATAAACTATATATATTAAAAAAAAAATAGATATTATAAATAAATTAAATTTCAAAAAATATACAATTAAATACATTATATATATAAAAATATAAATACATTTAATAAATTATTACTAAAGGATATATATGAATAATATAAAAAAAACTACATATAGTTTTCAATCTGAATCCAAACAACTATTACATCTAATGATTCATTCGTTGTATTCTAATAAAGATATTTTTCTTAGAGAACTTATATCTAATGCTTCTGATGCCATAGAAAAATTAAATTTTCAGTCAATATCACACCCCAATCTTTATGAAAAAGACGCAAAAACTAAAATTCAAATTTCAATTAATGAAAAAGAAAAAACTATAATCATTAGTGATAACGGAATTGGTATGACAAATCAAGAAGTTATTGATAATTTAGGAACTATTGCTAAATCAGGTACTAAATTATTTTTAGAATCTATAGAAAAAATAGAAAAAAATAATAATCAGTTTGTAGGTAAATTTGGAGTAGGATTTTATTCAGCATTTATCGTATCTA
Protein-coding regions in this window:
- the dnaX gene encoding DNA polymerase III subunit gamma/tau, which translates into the protein MNYKVLARKWRPQSFDQISGQKHIIQAINNSLLINKIHHAWLLYGIRGTGKTSIARILAKTLNCTNLTNIQACRICNNCINIENGTFLDLIEVDAASRTKIEDMKDLLNNIHYAPIKGKYKIYLIDEIHMLSKHSFNALLKNIEEPPDYIKFIFATTNIEKIPKTIISRCLQFNLKPISESEICKRIKKILIQENITFEENAIKHIAIFSEGSLRDGLSLTEHAIALGKGNISTNLVYEITGSISDQLAIQIVSALLNNNTELIINIFNEMNQNNIEWDQILSTILRILHHIAMIQSFPLMWKNTNINKIHNNILQNLIHTISPITIHKCYQELIIGKKELKFAPNAKIGVEMALLRLINLNKEK
- a CDS encoding SmdB family multidrug efflux ABC transporter permease/ATP-binding protein, which codes for MANVVKFWPVLQRLLKYGIPWKKLLIIASLLLLIASIAEVLGPILISYFIHNILEQQCLNIKLIISIIITLIILQIIASSLHYFQTILFSKIAINIVQKLRSEVIDAALQQPMSVFDNQQIGQIISRVTNDTEVIKELYDTVIVTVFRSITLITVILIAMFTLEWRMALISITIFPFIITVMFIYQHYSIPILRNVRYHLANINNKFNEIINGMDVIQQFSQQHRFQQSIHNTCQEHYNSRMQTLKLDGFLLRPLLSLYSAIILSSLMILFSMFPMNFFEVGVLYAFINYLGRLNEPLIAITTQQSILQQAIVAGERIFELIDAPQQYYGTDLLPLKTGKIEIKKLNFKYKKNETNNILNNINISIPSKSFYAFVGYTGSGKSTLANILMGYYPIDEGEIYLDNRLLHSLSHEVLRNNISMVQQDPIILADTFMSNITLGKNIQEEQVWNILKQVKLDQLARSMKNGIHSLLGEQGNNLSVGQKQLLSIARILISHPKILILDEATANIDSETEKNIQEAIKLIQKQTTLIVIAHRLSTIIEADKIIVFNKGCIVESGTHNQLIKKQGRYWEMYKLQLNNLSKKDQLNYKY
- a CDS encoding SmdA family multidrug ABC transporter permease/ATP-binding protein, translating into MQLFRQLKWYFIKEWKRYLGSISLLIIISILQLLPPKLVGIIVDIVTQKHIHTNKTILWIILMFLTAIAVYILRYIWRILLFGASYQLAVELRVKFYSCLSKQEPIFYLKNRTGDLMARGINDVDRVVFAAGEGVLTLVDSLVMGCSVLLVMSTNISWKLTIISLLPMPIMALLIKKYGKQLHQYFRQAQSAFSSLNNQAQESLTSIRMIRAFGLEKHQSKKFSQTANEAGIKNMKVAKIDAKFDPTIHLAISCSNLLAITCGGWLVWHGKISLGQLTSFIMYLGLMIWPMLAFAWMFNIVERGSAAWDRIQSIFIKNQDICDGNINVPKKSGKLEIKIEKFCYPNNKTYCLKKIYISILPGNNLGICGPTGSGKSTLIRLIQRNFNISEGEILYHYLPLSNIKIEQWRKKLAVVNQTTFLFSDSIANNIALGKPKATQKEIEEVAKLAYVHKDIIRLPNGYCTKVGEKGVMLSGGQKQRIAIARALLLNSEFLILDDALSAVDAYTENKILTNLKLKKSNKHTIIISTHRLSALSKMNEIIVMKNGTINKQGSHLSLMKEKNWYSDMYHYQETQKKYE
- a CDS encoding YbaB/EbfC family nucleoid-associated protein, which gives rise to MFNKNGLGNLMQQAQNMQEKIEQVQKEISSMEATGESGAGLVKITINGLYNCKQVKIDPSLLVDDDIEILEDLAAAAFNDASRKINEAKKQKMETISTGMSLPSGFNIPI
- a CDS encoding SurA N-terminal domain-containing protein; the encoded protein is MNFLKKLTNKIILNTVLIILLLSIILNNIKNYQYNYFDPYIVQINNEGITNKQINYIYKITREQQKKELGNTFHNIINTKTFKKKTYKKILKNLIDEILLKQYANQLGFIVQEKKINYIIAHLPYFQENGKFNYKIYLHKLNKIGITSYQYKNNLKMYKIKDIIIKKLSNSEFILKYEKQLFFKMLSEKRIVKKSYINTFNLMHNQTINNKEINKYYEKYHNLFSSPIQYKIDYVPIQTNKIPILIDPKEIRHWYITHIQDYINPINKNYSIIQTNNLKESKNILNQLKNNQLFHKLAKYKSIDPISSLIGGNIGWLNNSECNKEIKKINLTKIDQISPIIKFQFGYIIFKLNSITLSTIRSLSEVQNEIIKNIKKQKIILKKKYIYQKIINHHYFSSILLKKIANNINAKLITTNWFTKYTIPNLIQKNEIIQYIFNISNINCKKYIKTYSKWIKINDNISYIIKITIRKNNSSIQFHNIQNKIKSILKYQYARKTALQIAKKKIIEFNKNNKIVNNKKSIFKKSIIISRNNQQSISKLVFQLPYPKKEKKQLTLQEENNGNITILYLYKVINIKLNNEEKKIITNYLLQCQIESILTNLTNNLRKKANIQYKKNNLF